In the Chrysiogenia bacterium genome, GTCTCGCGCGGGACCTTCTACCTCTACTTCGAGAGCAAGCGGGCCATCTTTGAAGAGATTTTGGATGACGTGTTTGCGCGGCTTCTCGAGAGCGTCGTCACCATCGAGACCGCGCCCGGCAACCCGCCGGTGATGGAGCAGCTTCACGACAACGTGCACCGCGTGCTCGAAGTCATTGTGGCCAATCGCTACCTGCCCCACATCCTGCGCCGCACGGCCGTCGGGATCGACCCCGACTTCGACGACAAGCTCGCCGACTTCTACAAGTCTCTGACCGACCTGCTCGCGCGCACGCTCACGACCGGCATCGCGCTGGGCATTCTCCGCCCGCTCGATACCGAGGTCGTCTCCCACTGCATCCTGGGCAGCGTGAAGGAACTCACCACCTTCTACCTGGGCGGCGACCCCGAAGGCGCGCCCGACACCGGTGCGCTGGTCGAAGAACTGATCCGCTACAACCTGGTCGGGATTCTCAAGAAATAACTACGCCTGCAGCATGTAGGACAGCTCGCCGTGGGCGACGGCCTTGCCGTCTTCATCGACGGCTTCGGTCTGAAGAAAAACGATGCTGCGGCCGCGGCGCCGCACGCTGGCGTGGCAGATGACATCCTTCTCGGTGACCGCGCCCATGTAGTGGATGTGCATGTCGATGGTGACGATGCGTTTGGGAAATGTCTCCCCCACATTGGAGAAGATCGCCCCGACCACGGCGGTGTCGATCAGGGACGCGAG is a window encoding:
- a CDS encoding TetR/AcrR family transcriptional regulator gives rise to the protein MSKDPATVPAEASEPSEDGRVTRAKEQREARREQLLEAGRSVFAERGYHATAISDIIDAADVSRGTFYLYFESKRAIFEEILDDVFARLLESVVTIETAPGNPPVMEQLHDNVHRVLEVIVANRYLPHILRRTAVGIDPDFDDKLADFYKSLTDLLARTLTTGIALGILRPLDTEVVSHCILGSVKELTTFYLGGDPEGAPDTGALVEELIRYNLVGILKK
- a CDS encoding PaaI family thioesterase; translation: MEHVPANFEAIAPAAEEQIKNIIKQAPYPKFLGLYFEEVRKDYARMRLPYRPELNQPAGIVHGGALASLIDTAVVGAIFSNVGETFPKRIVTIDMHIHYMGAVTEKDVICHASVRRRGRSIVFLQTEAVDEDGKAVAHGELSYMLQA